In Devosia chinhatensis, the following are encoded in one genomic region:
- the kdpC gene encoding potassium-transporting ATPase subunit KdpC yields MLSQIRPAIVMTLAFTLLTGVAYPLTMTGIGQSLFPYQANGSRIERDGNVIGSNLIGQNFTDPGYFWSRPSATGTDPYNASASSGSNYGATDRRLVDRVAAAVDGRSTVPADAVTTSGSGLDPHISPENARSQMDRIATARGVDRAAIARLVSDMTEAPALGIFGEYRVNVLALNLALDGLTQVAR; encoded by the coding sequence ATGCTCAGCCAGATCCGCCCAGCCATCGTCATGACCCTGGCCTTCACCCTGCTGACCGGCGTTGCCTATCCACTGACCATGACCGGCATCGGTCAGTCGCTCTTTCCCTACCAGGCCAATGGCAGCCGCATCGAACGCGATGGAAACGTCATCGGCTCGAATCTCATCGGCCAGAATTTCACCGACCCCGGCTATTTCTGGTCGCGACCATCCGCAACCGGCACCGATCCCTATAACGCCTCGGCATCGAGCGGCTCCAACTATGGCGCCACCGACAGGCGGCTGGTGGACCGCGTTGCCGCCGCAGTCGATGGCAGGAGCACAGTGCCGGCAGATGCCGTCACCACGTCCGGCTCAGGCCTCGACCCGCATATATCGCCGGAAAATGCCCGCAGCCAGATGGATCGCATCGCCACGGCCCGCGGCGTGGACCGTGCAGCGATTGCCAGGCTTGTCAGCGACATGACGGAAGCACCGGCGCTGGGTATATTCGGGGAATACCGTGTCAATGTCCTCGCGCTCAATCTGGCGCTCGATGGCTTGACGCAAGTGGCGAGGTAA